From a region of the Sulfuriferula plumbiphila genome:
- a CDS encoding aspartate aminotransferase family protein — MSYLMNTYARQPVTFVRGEGVWLWDEAGNKYLDALAGVAVNGLGHAHPKLSAALCEQARTLIHTSNIYEIRRQEQLAERLCRISGMDKAFFCNSGCEANEAAIKLARLYGHHQGITRPTIIVMEKAFHGRTMATLTATGSRKVQAGFEPLLTGFARVPYNDVEAVRQVAEHNHDVVAILVEPIQGEGGIKIPDAGYLLALRKICDDKGWLLMLDEVQSGIGRTGTWFGFQHTGILPDVMALAKGLGSGMPIGACLARGAAAEVFRPGNHGSTFGGNPLACTAGLITLQTLEDEGLLANATRIGGEIVSGLKRELEGVAGIRQIRGLGMMIGIELDRPCGELVRLALAQHLLINVTADNVVRLVPPLVMNPAEAALLVAGLAPLIRDFLGRAA; from the coding sequence ATGTCTTATTTGATGAATACTTATGCGCGTCAGCCCGTGACGTTTGTCCGTGGCGAAGGCGTGTGGCTGTGGGACGAAGCCGGTAACAAATATCTGGATGCGCTGGCTGGCGTGGCCGTCAACGGCCTGGGGCACGCGCACCCCAAGCTCTCTGCGGCGCTCTGTGAGCAGGCGCGCACGCTGATCCACACCTCGAATATCTACGAAATCCGGCGTCAGGAACAACTCGCCGAACGCCTGTGCCGGATATCCGGCATGGACAAGGCATTTTTCTGCAACTCCGGGTGCGAGGCGAACGAAGCTGCCATCAAGCTCGCACGTCTGTATGGCCATCACCAGGGCATCACCAGGCCCACCATCATCGTCATGGAAAAAGCCTTTCACGGGCGCACCATGGCGACGCTGACCGCGACCGGCAGTCGCAAGGTGCAGGCGGGTTTCGAGCCCCTGCTGACGGGGTTTGCACGGGTGCCGTATAACGATGTGGAAGCGGTACGCCAGGTGGCTGAGCATAACCACGATGTTGTCGCCATACTGGTCGAGCCGATACAGGGCGAGGGTGGCATCAAGATTCCCGATGCCGGTTATCTGCTCGCCTTGCGCAAGATTTGCGACGACAAGGGCTGGCTGCTGATGCTGGATGAGGTGCAATCGGGTATCGGCCGCACCGGCACCTGGTTTGGCTTTCAGCACACCGGCATATTGCCGGACGTGATGGCGCTGGCCAAAGGGCTGGGCTCGGGTATGCCGATTGGCGCCTGCCTCGCGCGCGGTGCGGCGGCGGAGGTATTCCGGCCGGGCAATCACGGCTCAACCTTTGGTGGCAATCCGCTGGCCTGCACGGCTGGGCTGATTACCTTGCAGACGCTGGAAGATGAAGGCTTGCTGGCCAACGCGACCCGCATTGGCGGTGAAATCGTGTCGGGTCTCAAGCGTGAACTTGAGGGTGTAGCGGGTATCAGGCAAATACGCGGCCTGGGCATGATGATCGGCATCGAGCTGGATCGCCCGTGTGGCGAACTGGTCAGGCTGGCGCTGGCGCAGCACCTGTTGATCAACGTGACCGCCGATAACGTGGTGCGTCTGGTACCGCCGCTGGTGATGAATCCAGCCGAGGCGGCACTGCTGGTGGCTGGGCTCGCGCCGCTTATCCGCGACTTTCTCGGCAGGGCAGCGTGA
- the argF gene encoding ornithine carbamoyltransferase — protein sequence MQAIKHFLQFQDLTRDELEYIFKRAKIIKARFKGYETYHPLVDRTLAMIFEKQSTRTRLSFEAGMHQLGGSAIYLNTRDTQLGRGEPVEDAAQVISRMVDIVMIRTFEQHIIERFAAHSRVPVINGLTNEYHPCQIMADIFTFIEHHGCIRGKTVAWIGDSNNMCNTWLQAAVVLDFNVHVSTPQGYEVEPERAGLYDTSHYESFADPMEACRGADLVTTDVWTSMGFEAENEERVRDFQDWQVDADMMRVAARDALFMHCLPAHRGEEVAAEVIDGPQSVVWDEAENRLHTQKALMEYLLLGKVNE from the coding sequence ATGCAGGCCATCAAACACTTCCTCCAGTTCCAGGATTTAACGCGCGACGAACTCGAATATATTTTTAAACGCGCGAAAATCATCAAGGCGCGCTTTAAGGGCTACGAAACCTATCATCCGCTGGTGGATCGCACGCTGGCGATGATTTTCGAGAAGCAATCCACCCGCACACGCCTGTCATTTGAAGCGGGCATGCACCAGCTGGGCGGCTCGGCTATTTACCTCAATACCCGTGACACACAGCTGGGGCGCGGCGAGCCGGTGGAAGATGCGGCGCAGGTGATTTCGCGCATGGTGGATATCGTGATGATCCGCACCTTTGAACAGCACATCATCGAACGCTTCGCTGCCCATTCGCGCGTGCCGGTGATCAACGGGCTGACCAACGAATACCATCCGTGCCAGATCATGGCCGACATCTTCACCTTTATCGAACATCACGGTTGCATCAGGGGCAAGACAGTGGCCTGGATTGGGGACTCCAACAATATGTGCAATACCTGGCTGCAAGCTGCTGTGGTACTGGATTTCAACGTGCATGTGTCGACCCCGCAAGGCTATGAGGTCGAGCCGGAACGCGCCGGACTGTACGACACCAGTCACTACGAGAGTTTTGCCGACCCCATGGAAGCCTGTCGCGGTGCTGATCTGGTGACCACGGACGTGTGGACCAGCATGGGTTTCGAGGCGGAAAACGAGGAGCGTGTGCGCGATTTCCAGGACTGGCAGGTCGACGCCGACATGATGCGCGTGGCGGCCAGGGATGCGCTGTTCATGCACTGCCTGCCTGCCCACCGGGGCGAGGAAGTGGCGGCCGAGGTCATCGACGGCCCGCAAAGTGTGGTGTGGGATGAAGCCGAGAACCGGCTGCACACGCAGAAAGCCTTGATGGAATATTTATTGTTGGGAAAAGTAAATGAGTGA
- the pdhA gene encoding pyruvate dehydrogenase (acetyl-transferring) E1 component subunit alpha — translation MKLEDKKRVLREMVLHRRFEERCYQAYIERKIGGFLHLYPGQEACCNGVMEAARPGHDYVITGYRDHIHAIKCGADPKAVMAELYGKETGCSKGRGGSMHIFDVAHRFMGGYALVGGPFPLAAGIAKGIQLKGGDEISICFLGDAANNQGVFHETLNMAALWKLPVLFVCENNQYGIGTSIDRSTAVLDQYKRVCGYGIESAQCDGQDVEVVHEHAVKAVEYVRSRKGPYFLELMTYRYRGHSMSDSRGYRTREEEEQWKQRDPINILRDRLIEASVISMDEFTAIEKETDAYIENEVIKFAEESPEPNVADLEKYVLA, via the coding sequence ATGAAACTGGAAGACAAAAAGCGCGTGCTGCGCGAAATGGTGCTGCACCGCCGCTTTGAAGAGCGCTGCTATCAGGCCTATATCGAACGCAAAATCGGCGGTTTTCTGCACCTCTACCCCGGCCAGGAAGCCTGTTGCAACGGCGTGATGGAAGCAGCCCGCCCCGGCCATGATTACGTCATCACCGGTTACCGCGACCATATCCACGCCATCAAGTGCGGCGCCGATCCCAAGGCCGTCATGGCCGAGCTGTACGGCAAGGAAACCGGCTGTTCCAAAGGGCGCGGCGGCTCCATGCACATATTTGATGTGGCGCATCGCTTCATGGGCGGTTACGCGTTGGTCGGCGGCCCGTTCCCGCTCGCCGCCGGCATCGCCAAAGGTATCCAGCTGAAGGGCGGGGACGAGATATCCATCTGCTTTCTGGGTGACGCCGCCAACAACCAGGGCGTGTTTCACGAAACCCTCAATATGGCCGCATTATGGAAACTGCCGGTGCTGTTCGTGTGTGAAAACAACCAGTATGGCATCGGCACCTCGATTGACCGCTCCACCGCCGTGCTCGACCAGTACAAGCGCGTGTGCGGCTACGGTATCGAATCCGCCCAGTGCGACGGACAGGACGTGGAAGTGGTGCATGAGCACGCGGTCAAGGCCGTAGAATATGTGCGCAGCCGCAAGGGGCCGTATTTCCTGGAGTTGATGACCTATCGCTACCGCGGCCACTCCATGTCCGATTCGCGCGGCTACCGCACGCGCGAGGAAGAAGAGCAATGGAAGCAGCGCGACCCCATCAACATCCTGCGCGACCGCCTGATTGAAGCCAGCGTCATAAGCATGGATGAATTCACCGCAATCGAAAAGGAAACCGACGCCTATATCGAGAACGAAGTCATCAAGTTCGCCGAGGAATCGCCTGAACCGAACGTGGCCGATCTGGAAAAATACGTTCTGGCTTAA
- the aroC gene encoding chorismate synthase produces the protein MSGSSIGKLFCVTTFGESHGPAIGCVVDGCPPGMALCAEDIQAQLDRRKPGTSRHVTQRRESDTVEILSGLFEGHTTGAPIALLIRNEDQRSKDYGNIADTFRPGHADYTYWHKYGIRDYRGGGRSSARLTAPLVGAGAIAKKWLAQKYGIRVRGHMSALGPIDLAFKSWEAVSENAFFSPDPDSVAALEAYMDELRKSGDSAGAKITVVAENVPAGWGEPLYDRIDADLAHALMGLNAVKGVEIGDGFASARQKGTEHRDELTPQGFLSNHAGGVLGGISSGQNIVAHIAIKPTSSIRLPGRSIDKQGNPIEVVTHGRHDPCVGIRATPIAEALMAIVLMDHALRHRAQCADVVMETPQIAGNVEQE, from the coding sequence ATGTCCGGCAGCAGCATAGGCAAATTATTTTGTGTCACCACCTTCGGTGAATCCCATGGTCCGGCCATCGGCTGCGTGGTGGATGGTTGCCCGCCGGGTATGGCATTGTGCGCCGAGGATATCCAGGCGCAACTGGATCGGCGCAAGCCCGGCACCTCGCGCCACGTCACCCAGCGGCGCGAATCGGACACGGTGGAAATCCTCTCCGGCCTCTTTGAGGGACACACCACCGGCGCACCCATTGCGCTGCTGATCCGCAACGAAGACCAGCGCAGCAAGGATTACGGCAACATCGCCGATACCTTCCGCCCCGGCCACGCCGACTACACCTACTGGCACAAATACGGCATCCGCGATTACCGTGGCGGCGGGCGCTCCTCCGCACGGCTCACTGCGCCGCTGGTCGGCGCCGGCGCCATCGCCAAAAAATGGCTAGCGCAAAAATACGGTATCCGGGTGCGCGGCCACATGTCGGCGCTGGGGCCGATTGATTTGGCTTTCAAAAGCTGGGAGGCCGTCAGTGAAAACGCTTTCTTCAGCCCCGATCCCGACAGCGTGGCGGCGCTGGAAGCCTACATGGACGAACTGCGCAAATCCGGCGACTCAGCCGGCGCAAAAATCACCGTGGTGGCCGAGAATGTACCGGCAGGCTGGGGCGAGCCGCTCTACGACCGCATCGACGCCGACCTCGCCCATGCCCTGATGGGGCTCAACGCCGTCAAAGGCGTGGAAATCGGCGACGGCTTTGCATCCGCCCGCCAGAAAGGCACCGAACACCGCGACGAGCTCACTCCGCAAGGCTTCTTGTCCAATCACGCCGGCGGCGTGCTGGGCGGCATCTCCAGCGGCCAGAACATTGTCGCCCACATCGCCATCAAGCCCACCTCCTCAATACGGCTACCCGGACGCTCCATCGACAAACAGGGGAATCCCATCGAAGTCGTCACCCATGGCCGCCACGACCCTTGTGTCGGCATCCGCGCCACCCCGATTGCCGAAGCGCTGATGGCGATTGTGCTGATGGATCATGCGTTAAGGCACCGCGCGCAATGCGCGGATGTGGTGATGGAGACGCCGCAGATTGCGGGGAATGTTGAGCAGGAGTAA
- the rpsT gene encoding 30S ribosomal protein S20: MANSAQARKRARQNDKQRAHNAALRSTLRTAIKKVQKAVLAGDKAAAQSVFGESMKAIDSIADKRIIHKNKASRHKSRLSSAVKAMA; the protein is encoded by the coding sequence ATGGCAAACAGCGCACAGGCCAGAAAGCGCGCCAGACAGAATGACAAACAGCGCGCCCACAATGCCGCTCTGCGTTCCACCTTGCGTACCGCCATCAAGAAAGTGCAAAAAGCCGTTCTGGCGGGCGATAAAGCTGCTGCCCAATCCGTATTCGGCGAGTCGATGAAAGCCATTGACAGCATCGCTGACAAACGCATCATCCACAAGAACAAAGCGTCTCGTCACAAGAGCCGCCTGTCCTCTGCTGTCAAGGCAATGGCCTGA
- a CDS encoding superoxide dismutase — translation MIHELPALPYARDALQPHISAETLEYHYGKHHQAYVTNLNNLIKGNEFENMSLEEIIMKSSGGVFNNAAQVWNHTFYWHCLSPNGGGEPSGALADAIKAKWGSFDAFKDAFSKAAVGTFGSGWAWLVKTANGQLDIVSTSNAATPMTSGQKALMTCDVWEHAYYIDYRNARPKYVEVFWNLVNWNFVSQNYAA, via the coding sequence ATGATTCATGAATTGCCCGCCTTACCCTATGCCAGGGATGCCCTGCAACCGCATATTTCTGCCGAAACGCTCGAGTATCACTACGGCAAGCACCATCAGGCCTATGTGACCAATCTGAATAACCTGATCAAGGGCAATGAATTTGAAAACATGAGCCTGGAAGAAATCATCATGAAATCTTCCGGCGGCGTGTTCAACAATGCTGCCCAGGTGTGGAACCATACCTTTTACTGGCACTGTCTCAGCCCTAACGGCGGGGGTGAGCCGAGCGGTGCGCTGGCCGATGCCATCAAGGCCAAGTGGGGTTCGTTTGACGCGTTCAAGGATGCTTTCAGCAAGGCTGCCGTGGGCACATTCGGGTCAGGCTGGGCATGGCTGGTAAAAACTGCCAATGGCCAGCTCGACATCGTCTCCACCAGCAACGCAGCCACTCCGATGACCAGTGGGCAGAAGGCGCTGATGACCTGCGATGTGTGGGAGCATGCCTATTACATTGACTACCGCAACGCCCGTCCCAAGTATGTGGAGGTGTTCTGGAATCTGGTAAACTGGAACTTCGTGTCGCAAAATTACGCGGCCTGA
- a CDS encoding DUF3579 domain-containing protein: MSEPSNNELIIQGLTTSGRAFRPSDWAERLSSVLSTFGEDHRMTYSPYVRPMTLDGVKCVVVDKQLQHEQPAAFSFLMSFARENDLKVLDPAQTDSQP, from the coding sequence ATGTCCGAGCCTTCCAATAACGAACTCATCATCCAGGGTTTAACCACATCCGGACGCGCATTCCGTCCCAGCGACTGGGCAGAGCGCCTGTCCAGTGTCCTGTCTACTTTTGGCGAAGACCACCGCATGACTTATTCACCCTACGTGCGCCCCATGACGCTGGACGGCGTGAAATGCGTCGTGGTAGACAAACAGCTACAGCACGAGCAACCGGCGGCGTTTTCTTTCCTGATGAGCTTTGCGCGCGAAAACGACCTGAAAGTGCTGGATCCGGCACAGACTGACAGCCAGCCGTAA
- a CDS encoding M17 family metallopeptidase, with protein MLAKLIENKKQIPAAQMDKSGHILMVLPKTAALPKADDLPGLAQLAAALRRRDKKPAELAKTPVAVETAHGGLIVWVMLDTDQPPFSQHTVLRQALHILLEESPREISLAISGDAAFRAQAAAAAVYVAWVNGAALPSLKSKDKPKPLQTMRLFGHASADGFAAQRAAAEGNTLCRSLTVTPPNQLTPGIYRERVRKLAKDNGWKHTEYDMKKLRKLGAGAFVAVAQGSDPQDAAIVHLRRRHPEAGQTIALVGKGICFDTGGHNLKPARYMQGMHEDMNGSAVALGILLAATRLDLPVNIDCWLAIAQNHISPKAYKQNDVVSALNGTTIEVVHTDAEGRMVLADTLALAARAKPDVIVDFATLTGSMGAALGERYSGVLSNRDELLAQAVAAGKVSGERMCAFPMDEDYEPALDSAIADIKQCTLDGDADHILAARFLNHFVDKRPWLHVDLSSSNCDDGLGAVGTDVTGFGVAWGIRLLAELQVGK; from the coding sequence ATGCTCGCAAAACTGATTGAAAACAAAAAACAAATTCCCGCAGCGCAGATGGACAAAAGCGGCCATATTTTGATGGTTTTGCCGAAAACCGCCGCCTTGCCCAAAGCTGACGACCTGCCCGGCCTCGCGCAACTTGCTGCCGCATTGCGCCGCCGCGACAAGAAACCGGCCGAGCTGGCGAAAACGCCGGTCGCAGTGGAAACGGCACACGGCGGGTTAATAGTATGGGTCATGCTGGACACCGACCAGCCCCCATTCAGCCAGCACACCGTATTGCGCCAGGCCTTGCATATCCTGCTGGAAGAATCGCCCCGAGAAATCAGTCTGGCGATCAGTGGCGATGCGGCTTTTCGCGCTCAGGCCGCGGCTGCCGCGGTGTATGTGGCGTGGGTCAACGGCGCCGCTCTGCCCAGCCTGAAAAGCAAGGATAAGCCCAAGCCGTTGCAGACCATGCGCCTGTTTGGTCACGCCTCGGCGGATGGTTTTGCTGCCCAGCGCGCAGCGGCGGAAGGCAATACCCTGTGCCGCAGTCTCACGGTCACGCCACCCAACCAGCTTACCCCCGGTATTTACCGCGAACGGGTGCGCAAACTGGCTAAAGACAACGGCTGGAAACACACCGAATACGACATGAAAAAACTGCGCAAACTCGGCGCCGGCGCGTTCGTCGCGGTGGCGCAAGGCTCAGACCCGCAGGATGCCGCCATTGTGCATCTGCGCCGCCGTCATCCCGAGGCCGGGCAGACCATCGCGCTGGTGGGCAAGGGCATCTGCTTCGACACCGGCGGTCACAACCTCAAGCCCGCCAGATACATGCAGGGCATGCACGAGGACATGAATGGTTCGGCGGTGGCGCTGGGCATCCTGCTGGCGGCCACGCGGCTGGATTTGCCGGTGAACATCGATTGCTGGCTGGCGATCGCGCAAAACCACATCAGCCCGAAAGCCTACAAGCAGAACGACGTGGTCAGCGCGCTCAACGGCACCACCATCGAAGTGGTGCACACCGATGCCGAAGGCCGCATGGTGCTGGCTGACACGCTCGCCCTGGCAGCGCGCGCGAAACCCGACGTTATTGTCGATTTCGCCACGCTGACCGGCAGCATGGGTGCCGCGCTGGGCGAGCGTTACAGCGGCGTGTTGTCCAACCGCGATGAATTGCTTGCGCAGGCGGTCGCGGCCGGCAAGGTCAGCGGCGAGCGCATGTGCGCCTTCCCGATGGATGAAGACTACGAACCCGCGCTTGATTCCGCTATTGCCGATATCAAGCAATGCACCCTTGACGGTGATGCCGACCATATTCTCGCTGCGCGCTTTCTCAACCATTTCGTGGACAAGCGTCCCTGGCTGCATGTGGATTTGTCGTCGAGCAACTGCGACGACGGACTGGGTGCGGTGGGCACCGACGTGACCGGCTTCGGCGTGGCCTGGGGAATCAGGCTGCTGGCTGAGCTGCAGGTCGGCAAGTAA
- a CDS encoding diguanylate cyclase domain-containing protein, whose amino-acid sequence MRTAGNLAGAIPVPIAEELDLYKRYLKALGSVAELLLEETSEQNLTEVLQLLVATTGISCCALFLNKPEKNAHGANLYCTWSSSEAVSRLSDFMQFREIDYQKYPLLFDTLHAGMVFSKNIAELPQAEAMLFATQKIHTVLCIPLLMQGEMEGFLGLFSRDETRSWQPVEVNVLCAITNSLALALVRKRAEQNLEASTQRLKALVGATEDMIIEYDLGGHILNAWTDNHTFSIGLDSNITGLALEQVLPNDMAQAIQLATPKLLAGSNRETFEFTLNIGDTDRFFLGRLQMLPSETGQARNMVALIRDVTELMQEEAQRLSMLETLNLLEEAIIDLSLDGLLLNFSAAWSKLLDLPCEHTNGHPGKPLTDFVYPDDRPALISVIQQLASGTMHSDVVRFRLLHGKGSIWIEAHLLAHRSLQGQVTTLRGVLRDITSSYLQERRITQMALHDALTQLPNRILLEEHLHQSIARAQRRKGKVALGFIDVDHFKHINDTLGHKAGDTVLVTLSKRLQSVLREMDTLSRWGGDEFVVLLPDANCEEDIRRIAERLRDAARESIDLGGIETKLTLSIGLAIYPDDADSPETLMSMADHTMFHAKSAGRNNVQFFQDIRDKILDR is encoded by the coding sequence ATGCGTACGGCAGGCAATCTGGCAGGGGCAATTCCGGTTCCCATTGCCGAGGAGCTGGATTTGTACAAACGATATCTCAAAGCGCTCGGCAGCGTCGCCGAGCTTTTGCTGGAAGAGACCAGCGAACAGAACCTGACCGAGGTGTTACAGCTGTTGGTCGCAACCACAGGAATCAGTTGTTGCGCCCTATTCCTGAACAAACCCGAAAAAAACGCCCATGGTGCCAACCTGTACTGCACCTGGTCTTCTTCCGAAGCGGTCAGCCGCCTATCGGATTTCATGCAGTTCCGGGAAATTGATTACCAAAAATACCCGCTGCTTTTCGATACCCTGCATGCGGGCATGGTGTTTTCCAAAAATATCGCGGAATTACCGCAAGCGGAAGCGATGCTTTTTGCCACGCAAAAAATTCATACTGTGCTGTGCATACCGCTCCTGATGCAGGGCGAAATGGAAGGTTTTCTCGGTCTGTTCAGCCGGGATGAAACCCGCAGCTGGCAACCGGTAGAGGTTAACGTGCTGTGCGCCATCACCAACAGTCTGGCACTCGCGCTGGTACGCAAACGTGCCGAACAAAACCTTGAAGCGAGCACCCAGCGGCTTAAGGCGCTGGTCGGCGCAACCGAAGACATGATCATCGAATATGACCTCGGCGGCCACATCCTCAATGCCTGGACCGACAACCACACCTTTTCCATCGGTCTCGATTCCAACATTACCGGGCTGGCATTGGAACAGGTTCTGCCCAACGACATGGCCCAGGCAATTCAGCTAGCCACACCAAAGCTACTTGCCGGCAGCAATCGCGAAACGTTTGAATTCACTCTGAATATCGGCGACACAGACCGTTTTTTTCTGGGCAGACTGCAAATGCTGCCTTCCGAAACAGGCCAGGCCAGGAACATGGTGGCGTTGATACGCGACGTCACCGAACTGATGCAGGAAGAAGCACAACGCCTGTCCATGCTGGAAACGCTCAATCTGCTTGAAGAAGCCATTATCGATCTTTCCCTGGATGGCTTGCTGCTCAATTTTAGCGCCGCCTGGAGCAAATTGCTGGATTTGCCCTGCGAGCATACCAACGGGCATCCCGGAAAACCCTTGACCGATTTCGTTTACCCGGACGACCGCCCTGCGCTTATTTCAGTTATTCAGCAACTGGCCTCCGGCACGATGCATTCCGATGTGGTTCGCTTCCGTCTGCTGCACGGCAAGGGATCTATCTGGATCGAAGCGCACCTGCTTGCGCACCGCTCTCTTCAAGGACAAGTCACCACACTGCGCGGCGTTCTGCGCGACATTACCTCCAGCTATTTACAGGAGCGACGCATTACCCAGATGGCATTGCACGACGCATTGACCCAACTGCCCAACCGCATTCTGCTGGAAGAACACCTGCACCAGTCCATCGCCCGTGCGCAGCGGCGAAAGGGCAAAGTCGCATTGGGCTTTATCGACGTGGATCATTTCAAACACATCAACGATACCCTGGGACACAAAGCGGGCGATACAGTACTCGTCACATTAAGCAAGCGCCTGCAATCCGTGCTCAGGGAAATGGACACGCTCTCGCGCTGGGGAGGCGACGAATTTGTGGTGTTGTTGCCCGACGCCAACTGTGAAGAAGACATCCGCAGAATTGCCGAACGCCTGCGCGATGCAGCGCGGGAAAGTATCGACCTGGGCGGCATTGAAACCAAGCTCACGCTCAGCATCGGTCTGGCGATTTATCCGGATGACGCAGACAGCCCGGAAACACTCATGAGCATGGCGGATCACACCATGTTTCACGCCAAAAGCGCCGGGCGCAACAATGTGCAGTTTTTTCAGGATATCCGCGACAAAATCCTGGACCGATAA
- a CDS encoding argininosuccinate synthase → MSDVKKVVLAYSGGLDTSVILKWLQDSYQCEVVTFTADIGQGEELEPAREKAGKFGVKEVFIDDLREEFVRDFVFPMFRANTVYEGEYLLGTSIARPLIAKRLIEIANLTGADAISHGATGKGNDQVRFELGAYALKPDIKIIAPWREWDLLSREKLLAYAETHGIPVEMKHKAGGSPYSMDANLLHISYEGRALENPADEPEEDMWRWTVAPEKAPDAAEYVDLEFRHGDIVGINDQAMSAAKVLAELNRLGGKHGIGRQDLVENRYVGMKSRGCYETPGGTIMLKAHRAIESITLDREVAHLKDDLMPRYASLIYNGYWWSPERTMLQTMIDASQASVNGWVRVKLYKGNVIVVGRDSRTDSLFDSTIATFEDDAGAYNQADAGGFIKLNALRLRIAARLRNRSSN, encoded by the coding sequence ATGAGTGACGTAAAAAAAGTCGTGCTTGCCTACTCGGGCGGGCTGGATACCTCGGTGATTTTGAAGTGGCTGCAGGACAGCTACCAATGCGAAGTAGTGACGTTTACTGCGGATATTGGCCAGGGCGAAGAGCTGGAACCGGCACGCGAAAAAGCCGGAAAATTCGGTGTAAAGGAAGTCTTCATCGACGATTTGCGCGAAGAGTTCGTGCGCGATTTCGTGTTCCCCATGTTCCGCGCCAATACCGTGTACGAGGGCGAATACCTGCTGGGGACCTCGATCGCCCGCCCGCTGATTGCCAAGCGGCTGATCGAGATTGCCAACCTGACCGGTGCCGACGCCATCTCGCACGGTGCCACCGGCAAGGGTAACGACCAGGTGCGCTTCGAGCTGGGTGCCTATGCGCTCAAGCCGGACATCAAAATCATTGCTCCGTGGCGCGAGTGGGACTTGCTGTCGCGCGAAAAGCTGCTGGCCTACGCCGAAACACACGGTATCCCGGTGGAGATGAAGCACAAGGCGGGCGGCAGTCCTTACAGTATGGACGCCAACCTGCTGCACATTTCCTATGAGGGCCGCGCGCTGGAAAACCCGGCGGACGAGCCTGAAGAAGACATGTGGCGCTGGACGGTAGCGCCGGAAAAGGCGCCGGACGCCGCCGAATATGTCGATCTGGAATTCAGGCATGGTGATATCGTTGGCATCAACGACCAGGCAATGAGTGCCGCCAAGGTATTGGCGGAACTCAATCGTTTGGGCGGCAAGCACGGCATTGGTCGCCAGGACCTGGTGGAAAACCGCTATGTGGGGATGAAGTCGCGCGGCTGTTATGAAACCCCCGGCGGCACCATCATGCTCAAGGCACATCGCGCCATCGAATCCATCACGCTGGATCGTGAGGTAGCGCATCTCAAGGACGATCTCATGCCGCGTTACGCCAGCCTGATTTACAACGGTTACTGGTGGAGCCCGGAGCGGACCATGCTGCAAACCATGATTGACGCATCGCAGGCCAGCGTGAATGGCTGGGTGCGGGTCAAGCTATACAAGGGCAATGTGATTGTGGTGGGGCGCGACTCCAGGACCGATTCGCTGTTCGATTCCACCATCGCCACTTTTGAAGACGACGCCGGTGCTTATAACCAGGCCGATGCCGGCGGTTTCATCAAGCTCAACGCACTGCGTTTGCGGATTGCCGCCAGGCTCAGAAACCGCAGCAGCAACTAA
- a CDS encoding urate hydroxylase PuuD produces MEFVPAMARWLHLMAGVMWIGLLYYFNFVQVDAMKAATADGSAGGISKHVAPRALLFFRWAALVTWLAGAALLGPYFKAAFSLQPSHAVIGIGAWLGTIMLFNVWVLIWPNQKKILGLARATDTQKNTARRVAFLASRTNTMLSIPMLFFMAAGAHSGVYGF; encoded by the coding sequence ATGGAATTTGTTCCGGCAATGGCCAGATGGCTACACTTGATGGCAGGCGTAATGTGGATCGGTCTGTTGTATTACTTCAACTTTGTGCAGGTTGACGCCATGAAAGCGGCAACCGCTGATGGCAGCGCAGGCGGCATCAGCAAGCACGTTGCCCCCCGTGCCTTGCTGTTTTTCCGCTGGGCTGCGCTGGTCACCTGGCTGGCCGGGGCTGCATTGTTGGGCCCCTACTTCAAGGCCGCATTCAGTCTGCAGCCTTCCCATGCCGTGATTGGTATAGGTGCCTGGCTCGGTACCATCATGCTGTTTAATGTCTGGGTGTTAATCTGGCCCAACCAGAAAAAAATCCTGGGCCTGGCAAGAGCCACCGATACCCAGAAAAATACTGCGCGCAGGGTGGCTTTCCTGGCGTCCCGTACCAATACCATGCTGTCCATCCCCATGCTGTTTTTCATGGCGGCGGGTGCGCATAGCGGCGTATATGGCTTTTAA